From Nitratidesulfovibrio vulgaris str. Hildenborough, a single genomic window includes:
- the ptsP gene encoding phosphoenolpyruvate--protein phosphotransferase, with translation MVGIVVVTHSAVLGQGLRELAEQMTQGRVPLAVAGGIDDPDHPIGTDPVRVMTAIEEVQQGDGVLVLMDLGSALMSAETALDLLPPEVASQVRLSAAPLVEGLMAAAVLASTGADLGAVAEEAQSALAAKRELLGAAAPAAPAMPSAHPEGARDSTVPSSAMPAGEELTLVVPNRLGLHARPAARIVTALGPFAADVQLVRGDRVVSARSVNRIATLAVRGGETVTFRAVGGDAALALRAIEALAAAHFGDAPEAPSKGEAPSPAEAPKDGDMAEAAVSADVQGGGVLRGAAASPGLTVGNAVWYRPAFDAPDVAPLADDPATEVTRLDAALGAARTELVELERRTVAAAGRKEAEIFAMHRLLLDDVTIAGAARQRIMDRREAAESAWYEVISDAAATFRQLPEGYMREREADMVDVGARVLRLLTGVAAVGPRLGGPSVLLATDLGPSDMATLDPSLVIGIVTVQGGATSHAAILARSLGIPAVAGLGPALQGVGEGDIVALDGGTGDVWVNPAPGVRAAVEARRDAWLAGREAALAGAAAPAVTADGRAVHILANIGSSADAGAALKNGAEGVGLFRTEFLFLDRTSPPGEEEQLTAYVTAAAAMQGRPVVVRTLDIGGDKPVSYLEGFATGEDNPFLGLRGIRFCLERKPLFMTQLRALLRAAAVHPLKVMFPMVAHPGELAAAKALLDEARATLDAEGMPHGQLDVGIMIEVPAAVALADQLARDAAFFSIGTNDLAQYVMAADRGNASVAALSDALHPAVLRMVRDTVRAGHAAGIPVAICGELGGNPEAIPLLVGLELDELSMNGPAIPRAKEVVRGCDTGTCAVLADRAMALPDAAAVRRLLQGGS, from the coding sequence ATGGTCGGCATCGTCGTCGTCACGCATAGCGCGGTGTTGGGGCAGGGTCTCAGGGAACTGGCTGAGCAGATGACACAGGGCCGAGTGCCGCTGGCTGTGGCCGGAGGCATCGACGACCCCGACCATCCGATAGGAACCGACCCCGTGCGGGTGATGACCGCCATCGAGGAGGTGCAACAGGGCGACGGCGTGCTTGTGCTGATGGACCTTGGCAGCGCCCTCATGAGCGCGGAGACGGCCCTCGACCTTCTGCCGCCGGAGGTGGCCTCTCAGGTACGACTCAGTGCCGCGCCACTGGTGGAGGGGCTCATGGCGGCCGCTGTCCTCGCCTCGACCGGGGCCGACCTTGGAGCCGTGGCGGAGGAGGCGCAGAGCGCGCTGGCGGCGAAGCGCGAACTGCTCGGTGCGGCGGCCCCCGCAGCCCCGGCGATGCCTTCAGCGCATCCGGAAGGGGCACGGGATTCCACAGTGCCCTCGTCGGCAATGCCCGCTGGCGAGGAACTCACGCTGGTGGTTCCCAACAGGCTCGGCTTGCATGCGCGTCCGGCTGCACGCATCGTCACTGCACTGGGGCCGTTTGCCGCAGACGTGCAACTGGTGCGGGGCGACCGCGTCGTCTCCGCGCGTTCGGTGAACCGCATCGCGACGCTGGCCGTGCGTGGCGGTGAGACCGTGACCTTCAGGGCCGTGGGTGGCGATGCCGCCCTCGCCCTGCGAGCCATCGAAGCTCTTGCGGCAGCTCATTTCGGCGATGCGCCTGAAGCCCCGTCCAAAGGGGAGGCCCCGTCCCCGGCGGAGGCGCCGAAGGATGGGGACATGGCAGAGGCCGCCGTATCTGCCGATGTTCAAGGTGGAGGCGTCCTGCGCGGGGCCGCCGCATCTCCGGGGCTGACCGTCGGAAACGCGGTATGGTACCGGCCCGCCTTCGATGCCCCGGATGTCGCGCCCCTTGCGGACGACCCGGCGACCGAGGTCACCCGTCTGGATGCGGCCCTCGGCGCGGCGCGCACCGAACTGGTCGAACTCGAACGCCGCACAGTTGCCGCAGCCGGTCGGAAAGAGGCCGAGATATTCGCCATGCACCGGTTGCTGCTCGACGATGTCACCATCGCCGGGGCGGCGCGTCAGCGCATAATGGACAGGCGCGAGGCAGCCGAATCCGCATGGTATGAAGTGATCAGCGATGCAGCGGCGACCTTCCGGCAACTTCCCGAAGGCTACATGCGTGAACGTGAGGCCGACATGGTGGATGTGGGCGCCCGCGTACTGCGCCTGCTGACCGGGGTTGCAGCGGTCGGCCCCCGTCTTGGCGGCCCTTCGGTGCTGCTGGCCACCGACCTTGGTCCTTCGGATATGGCGACCCTAGACCCCTCGCTGGTCATCGGCATCGTCACGGTGCAAGGCGGGGCCACTTCCCATGCCGCCATCCTCGCCCGGTCACTGGGCATCCCTGCCGTGGCAGGGCTGGGGCCAGCACTGCAGGGGGTGGGCGAGGGCGACATCGTGGCCCTCGATGGCGGCACCGGCGACGTCTGGGTGAATCCTGCACCGGGTGTGCGGGCCGCCGTCGAAGCCCGTCGTGACGCATGGCTTGCAGGGCGCGAAGCGGCCCTCGCTGGTGCGGCTGCGCCCGCAGTCACCGCCGACGGCCGTGCTGTGCACATACTCGCCAACATCGGTTCTTCCGCAGATGCCGGTGCGGCACTCAAGAACGGCGCAGAGGGCGTGGGGCTCTTCCGGACGGAGTTCCTGTTTCTCGACCGGACATCCCCCCCCGGCGAGGAGGAACAGCTGACAGCCTACGTGACCGCCGCGGCAGCCATGCAGGGCCGCCCTGTGGTGGTGCGCACGCTCGATATCGGCGGCGATAAACCGGTGTCCTATCTTGAAGGCTTCGCCACCGGCGAGGACAATCCCTTTCTCGGGCTGCGAGGCATACGTTTCTGCCTTGAGCGGAAACCGCTTTTCATGACCCAGCTGCGTGCGCTCTTGCGTGCTGCCGCCGTCCATCCGCTGAAGGTCATGTTCCCCATGGTGGCGCACCCCGGCGAACTCGCCGCTGCGAAGGCGTTGCTGGATGAAGCCCGTGCGACACTCGACGCGGAAGGCATGCCGCATGGCCAGCTTGATGTGGGTATCATGATCGAGGTGCCCGCGGCGGTGGCCCTTGCCGACCAGCTGGCACGTGACGCCGCCTTCTTCAGCATAGGCACCAACGACCTCGCCCAGTATGTCATGGCGGCGGACAGGGGGAACGCCTCTGTGGCGGCCCTGTCGGATGCGTTGCATCCTGCCGTGTTGCGCATGGTGCGTGACACGGTGCGGGCGGGGCATGCTGCGGGCATTCCCGTGGCGATATGCGGTGAGCTTGGGGGCAACCCGGAGGCCATTCCCCTGCTGGTGGGACTTGAGCTTGATGAACTGAGCATGAACGGCCCCGCCATCCCACGTGCCAAGGAAGTGGTGCGTGGGTGCGATACAGGCACGTGCGCGGTTCTGGCCGACCGCGCCATGGCGTTGCCCGATGCCGCGGCCGTGCGGCGGCTACTGCAGGGTGGTTCGTGA
- a CDS encoding bifunctional nuclease family protein, which yields MVEMKVVGLSLDESTKAPILVLRREESDELLPIWIGAMEAMAISLALNNVDVPRPLTHDLLLHTLHALRAELVAVDLVDLREGTYFAELVLIAGGRQARVDCRPSDGIALALRAGVPILVREDVLRRAAEDRMRPMQDDSAVLRAPGDTTLGMTREQLDEPDEKELSDLLQSLDPETKYRM from the coding sequence ATGGTAGAAATGAAAGTCGTCGGTCTTTCGCTCGACGAGTCGACCAAGGCTCCCATCCTCGTGCTGCGGCGCGAGGAGTCGGACGAACTGCTTCCCATCTGGATAGGTGCGATGGAGGCCATGGCCATTTCGCTGGCGCTCAACAACGTCGACGTGCCGCGCCCCCTCACGCACGACCTCCTGCTGCACACACTGCACGCGCTGCGGGCCGAACTTGTGGCGGTCGACCTTGTGGATTTGCGCGAGGGAACCTACTTCGCCGAACTCGTGCTCATCGCGGGGGGACGTCAGGCGCGTGTGGACTGCCGCCCGTCGGACGGCATCGCCCTCGCCCTGCGCGCCGGGGTGCCAATCCTCGTGCGCGAAGATGTGCTCCGCCGCGCCGCCGAGGACCGTATGCGCCCCATGCAGGATGATAGCGCCGTGCTGCGGGCCCCCGGCGACACGACACTGGGCATGACACGCGAACAGCTCGACGAACCCGACGAGAAGGAACTGTCAGACCTGTTGCAGTCGCTCGACCCAGAGACCAAGTACAGGATGTAG
- a CDS encoding response regulator — MTTHTHTFTSALIMTRREACAAVDRQCLRAAGIQHIRVLTSGRDAARWLIAPAKPRQPHTPPRPDVIVCDARLADMSGLDFIRLIRQHRRLAWIPVVFITPSPTEDAVLEAVGAGCSAVVARPYPLEVLHRQLRRAAASIAPGNALRTAARTGVQLLGDAEFEAAIAALDDAVGLSEVQAVEAYRHAMRHLIDREWDKAIAGFNRALRHNEIKGDAQLGLSAAWRGKGDLVRSRAYLRAASQTFARAAQWQRARQTLADLMREAPESGNALFEEASRLIRAGDFDSAAHALLMGRGIGEDTQMFRHVARASQFTPAPQRAIAGVCKALARSGATDIAKDLHRRLGGIPEATAAPEADAGSSFLARFPLLHDVLAVARYTLRVWRSAA, encoded by the coding sequence ATGACGACACACACTCACACATTCACCTCTGCACTCATCATGACGCGGCGTGAGGCCTGTGCCGCTGTCGACAGGCAGTGCCTTCGTGCCGCCGGAATCCAGCACATCCGTGTGCTCACGTCCGGGCGCGATGCCGCACGATGGCTCATCGCCCCCGCCAAACCCCGCCAGCCCCACACGCCCCCCCGACCTGACGTCATCGTATGTGACGCCCGACTCGCCGACATGAGCGGGCTGGACTTCATCAGGCTCATCCGGCAGCACCGCAGGCTGGCGTGGATACCAGTCGTCTTCATCACGCCCTCTCCCACCGAGGATGCCGTGCTGGAAGCGGTGGGTGCGGGGTGCAGTGCCGTCGTAGCACGCCCCTACCCCCTTGAGGTGCTGCACCGCCAACTGCGCAGGGCAGCTGCCTCCATCGCACCCGGCAACGCATTGCGCACGGCAGCGAGGACAGGGGTGCAGTTGCTTGGCGACGCGGAATTCGAGGCCGCCATCGCCGCGCTGGACGATGCCGTGGGCCTGAGCGAGGTTCAGGCGGTTGAGGCCTACAGACACGCCATGCGACACCTCATCGACCGGGAATGGGACAAGGCCATCGCCGGGTTCAACCGGGCGTTGCGCCACAACGAAATCAAGGGCGACGCGCAACTCGGCCTGTCAGCCGCGTGGCGGGGAAAGGGAGACCTCGTACGAAGCCGGGCCTACCTGCGGGCCGCCAGCCAGACCTTCGCACGGGCCGCGCAATGGCAACGGGCTCGGCAGACTCTTGCCGACCTCATGCGCGAGGCACCTGAGAGCGGCAACGCCCTGTTCGAAGAGGCGTCCCGACTCATACGTGCAGGCGACTTCGATAGTGCAGCACATGCCCTGCTCATGGGGCGCGGCATCGGAGAAGACACCCAGATGTTCCGCCATGTGGCCCGTGCAAGTCAGTTCACCCCTGCGCCGCAGCGCGCCATCGCCGGGGTGTGCAAGGCCCTTGCACGTTCAGGGGCGACGGACATCGCCAAAGACCTGCACAGGCGTCTGGGGGGCATCCCTGAAGCGACGGCAGCACCGGAAGCCGACGCAGGGTCATCTTTTCTGGCCCGCTTCCCGCTGCTGCACGATGTGCTGGCAGTCGCGCGCTACACCCTGCGGGTCTGGCGTTCAGCAGCCTGA
- the miaB gene encoding tRNA (N6-isopentenyl adenosine(37)-C2)-methylthiotransferase MiaB, giving the protein MHDRTFHIETFGCQMNVNDSDWLARALMERGFSPAPFGEARLTIVNTCSVRDKPEQKVYSLLGRIRQATSKKPDAFVAVGGCVAQQIGSGFFSRFPQVRLVFGTDGLAMAPQALDRLVEEPDLKLSLLDFSEDYPERDAVLGQGAVPASVFVNIMQGCDNFCAYCIVPYTRGRQKSRATGTILDECRALLDRGAREITLLGQNVNSFGQDSHGDGTTFAQLLHKVAALPGLERLRFVTPHPKDIAPEVVEAFGTLPNLCPRLHLPLQAGSDRILKLMGRRYDMARYLRIVDDLRAARPDIVLSSDIIVGFPGETEEDFMETMDALETVGYAASYSFCYSDRPGTRAEMLPDKLSREVKLERLERLQTLQNRLTERCLQDMVGRKVEVLLEGMSRKPGDEGDSWQGRDPYGNLVNVALPQGSDVRGRFLPVVVAQAKKHSLLAEQAGAPW; this is encoded by the coding sequence ATGCACGACCGCACATTCCACATAGAGACGTTCGGCTGCCAGATGAACGTCAACGACTCGGACTGGCTCGCCCGCGCCCTCATGGAGCGCGGCTTCTCACCTGCCCCCTTCGGTGAGGCGAGACTGACCATCGTCAACACCTGTTCCGTACGCGACAAGCCCGAACAGAAGGTCTACAGCCTGCTGGGCCGCATCAGGCAAGCCACAAGCAAGAAGCCCGACGCCTTCGTCGCGGTGGGCGGTTGCGTGGCGCAGCAGATAGGTTCGGGCTTTTTCAGCCGTTTTCCGCAAGTGCGGCTCGTCTTCGGCACCGACGGACTCGCCATGGCCCCGCAAGCCCTCGACCGCCTTGTCGAGGAACCCGACCTCAAACTCTCGCTGCTCGACTTTTCCGAGGACTACCCGGAACGCGACGCAGTCCTCGGGCAGGGGGCCGTGCCCGCATCGGTCTTCGTCAATATCATGCAGGGGTGCGACAACTTCTGCGCCTACTGCATCGTGCCCTACACACGCGGCAGGCAGAAGTCGCGCGCCACAGGCACCATCCTTGACGAATGCCGCGCCCTTCTCGACAGGGGCGCGAGAGAGATAACCCTGCTGGGCCAGAACGTGAACTCGTTCGGGCAGGATAGCCACGGCGACGGCACCACGTTCGCGCAACTGTTGCACAAGGTCGCCGCGCTACCGGGGCTGGAGCGCCTGCGCTTCGTCACCCCGCACCCCAAGGACATCGCCCCCGAGGTGGTCGAAGCCTTCGGCACGCTGCCCAACCTGTGCCCCCGGCTGCATCTGCCACTACAGGCAGGGTCGGACCGCATCCTCAAGCTCATGGGGCGGCGCTACGACATGGCACGGTACCTGCGCATCGTGGACGACCTGCGTGCCGCACGACCCGACATCGTGCTCTCCAGCGACATCATCGTGGGCTTCCCCGGTGAGACGGAAGAGGACTTCATGGAGACCATGGACGCACTCGAGACGGTGGGCTACGCCGCCTCGTACTCGTTCTGCTACTCCGACAGGCCCGGTACACGCGCCGAGATGCTGCCCGACAAGCTGTCCCGCGAGGTCAAACTCGAACGGCTCGAACGGTTGCAGACACTTCAGAACAGATTGACGGAACGATGCCTGCAAGACATGGTAGGAAGGAAGGTCGAGGTACTCCTCGAAGGGATGAGCCGCAAACCGGGCGACGAAGGCGACAGCTGGCAGGGCCGCGACCCCTACGGAAACCTGGTCAACGTCGCGCTGCCGCAAGGGTCGGACGTGCGTGGAAGGTTCTTGCCCGTCGTCGTCGCGCAGGCCAAGAAGCATTCGCTCCTCGCGGAGCAGGCAGGTGCGCCATGGTAG
- the dhaK gene encoding dihydroxyacetone kinase subunit DhaK, whose translation MKKLINAVENVVREQLQGMAAAHPELRVNIDPHYICRADIPDGKVAIVSGGGSGHEPMHGGFVGRGMLDGACPGEVFTSPTPDQMYECAKAVDRGAGVLFIVKNYTGDVMNFETAAELCHADGIKVQNILIDDDVAVKDSLYTAGRRGVGTTVLAEKIVGAAAEAGYDLDRCADLCRKVNRYGRSMGMALTSCTVPAAGKPTFELAEDEIEIGIGIHGEPGTQRAAMMTVDELVEVMATAIIDDPAYTRTVREFDRAAGDWVEKSLTDEPFAKGDRVIAFVNSMGGTPVSELYAAYRKLAEICDRRGIVIVRNLIGPYITSLEMQGFSITLLKVDDEMLAFWDAKAVTPGLRMG comes from the coding sequence ATGAAGAAACTGATCAATGCGGTGGAGAATGTGGTGCGCGAGCAATTGCAGGGCATGGCTGCCGCCCACCCTGAGCTTCGGGTGAACATCGACCCGCATTACATATGCAGGGCTGACATCCCCGACGGCAAGGTGGCCATCGTCTCTGGTGGCGGCAGCGGGCACGAACCCATGCACGGGGGCTTCGTAGGCCGTGGCATGCTTGACGGCGCCTGTCCCGGCGAGGTGTTCACATCTCCCACCCCAGACCAGATGTATGAATGCGCCAAGGCAGTCGACCGTGGCGCGGGTGTACTGTTCATCGTCAAGAACTACACCGGCGACGTGATGAACTTCGAAACGGCCGCTGAACTGTGCCATGCCGACGGCATCAAGGTGCAGAACATCCTCATCGATGACGACGTGGCCGTGAAGGACAGCCTGTACACGGCTGGACGGCGTGGCGTGGGAACCACCGTGCTGGCCGAGAAGATAGTGGGTGCCGCCGCCGAGGCGGGGTACGACCTCGACAGGTGCGCCGACCTGTGCCGCAAGGTGAACCGGTATGGTCGCTCCATGGGCATGGCACTCACGTCGTGCACGGTACCTGCCGCAGGGAAACCCACCTTCGAACTCGCCGAGGACGAAATCGAGATCGGCATCGGCATTCATGGTGAGCCGGGAACACAGCGCGCAGCCATGATGACCGTGGATGAACTCGTGGAGGTCATGGCTACCGCCATCATCGACGATCCCGCGTACACCCGCACCGTGCGCGAATTCGACCGCGCTGCCGGCGACTGGGTGGAGAAGTCGCTGACGGACGAACCCTTCGCCAAGGGCGACCGGGTCATCGCCTTCGTCAACAGCATGGGGGGCACGCCGGTGAGCGAACTGTACGCCGCCTACCGTAAACTGGCGGAAATCTGCGACAGGCGTGGCATCGTCATCGTGCGCAACCTCATCGGGCCGTATATCACCTCACTCGAGATGCAAGGCTTCTCCATCACCCTGCTGAAGGTCGACGACGAAATGCTCGCGTTCTGGGATGCGAAGGCGGTCACACCCGGCTTGCGCATGGGGTAA
- a CDS encoding histidinol phosphate phosphatase domain-containing protein, with protein MIDFHVHTTFSDSTMTPAVAVRHAKMAGYRAVALTDHADHANMDLILRQTLPLARKYSLYAGIEVFAGVELTHVPPALIPEAVREARAMGAQLVLVHGETISDAVETGTNLAAIEGGVDILAHPGLVSDEDAAYAAERGVRFEITTRPGHALTNGHVAMAARRHGVRCVINNDAHHSRDFVNPDHRLAVALGAGLTTAEVTAAEAESRTLLGRLLREVR; from the coding sequence ATGATCGACTTCCACGTCCACACCACGTTCAGCGACAGCACCATGACCCCCGCCGTGGCCGTGCGCCACGCCAAGATGGCCGGGTATCGCGCCGTGGCACTCACCGACCACGCCGACCATGCCAACATGGACCTCATCCTGCGCCAGACCCTGCCGCTGGCCCGCAAGTACTCACTCTACGCGGGCATCGAGGTATTCGCGGGTGTGGAACTCACACACGTGCCCCCTGCCCTCATCCCCGAAGCCGTGCGCGAGGCACGCGCCATGGGCGCGCAGCTTGTGCTGGTGCACGGCGAGACCATCAGCGATGCCGTCGAAACCGGCACCAACCTTGCCGCCATCGAAGGTGGTGTCGACATCCTGGCCCACCCCGGACTCGTCAGTGACGAGGATGCCGCCTATGCCGCCGAACGCGGCGTGCGCTTTGAAATCACGACCCGTCCCGGACACGCCCTCACCAACGGGCATGTCGCCATGGCGGCGCGAAGGCACGGCGTCAGGTGCGTCATCAACAACGACGCCCACCACTCCCGTGATTTCGTGAACCCCGACCACCGCCTTGCCGTGGCACTGGGGGCGGGGCTGACCACCGCAGAGGTGACCGCCGCAGAAGCCGAAAGCCGCACATTGCTGGGCAGGCTGCTGCGCGAAGTCCGCTAG
- a CDS encoding substrate-binding domain-containing protein has protein sequence MQRIATLVVLWLLVMTTCALAGDAPCTERYGKGEQALRLATGSPGELGLVGALGEAWSARSGMALCWRKAGTGDALAALKAGEVDMVMVHGPKAEKKAVEEGWATGRALVGSNEFFIVGPVADPAGIAKATDAADAYRRIAKAGALFFSRGDNSGTHKKELDIWASAGITPSGAWYTVHKGFMSATLQRADAEGGYFMTDSSTWVAEKGKLRRLAVLFRGDPVLINVYHALLRAEGGKAAVPAAVDFAAFVTSPEGQDIVGSFGRKEYGEGLYNDAAYAKKYDH, from the coding sequence ATGCAGAGAATAGCGACCTTGGTAGTGTTGTGGCTACTTGTGATGACGACGTGTGCCCTGGCGGGGGATGCCCCCTGCACCGAACGTTATGGAAAGGGGGAACAGGCTTTGCGACTGGCGACAGGCAGTCCGGGAGAGTTGGGGCTGGTCGGTGCCCTGGGCGAGGCATGGAGTGCCCGTAGCGGCATGGCCCTGTGCTGGCGCAAGGCGGGAACGGGTGATGCCCTGGCCGCGCTCAAGGCCGGAGAGGTGGACATGGTGATGGTGCACGGCCCCAAGGCCGAGAAGAAGGCCGTTGAGGAAGGCTGGGCCACGGGGCGTGCCCTTGTGGGTTCCAACGAATTCTTCATCGTCGGCCCGGTCGCAGACCCCGCAGGCATCGCCAAGGCGACGGACGCGGCAGATGCCTACCGTCGCATCGCCAAGGCGGGGGCCCTTTTCTTCTCGCGTGGTGACAACTCCGGGACGCACAAGAAGGAACTGGATATCTGGGCATCTGCCGGTATCACACCCTCCGGGGCATGGTACACCGTGCACAAGGGCTTCATGTCGGCTACGCTGCAACGGGCCGATGCCGAGGGCGGCTACTTCATGACCGATTCCAGCACATGGGTCGCTGAAAAGGGCAAGCTGAGGCGCCTTGCCGTGTTGTTCAGGGGTGACCCGGTGCTCATCAATGTCTATCACGCACTCCTAAGGGCCGAAGGCGGCAAGGCCGCAGTGCCCGCCGCCGTCGATTTCGCGGCGTTCGTGACGTCGCCCGAAGGGCAGGACATCGTGGGCTCTTTCGGTCGCAAGGAATACGGCGAAGGACTTTATAACGACGCGGCCTACGCGAAGAAGTACGATCATTGA
- a CDS encoding heavy-metal-associated domain-containing protein has product MKKYKVRGMQSPDCVATVSQSIRTATGEEQVNINLATGEITYGPNACVDPTILREAVEKAGYSLEEE; this is encoded by the coding sequence ATGAAGAAGTACAAGGTGCGTGGCATGCAGTCCCCCGACTGCGTGGCCACCGTATCGCAGAGCATCCGCACGGCCACGGGCGAGGAGCAGGTGAACATCAATCTCGCCACCGGAGAAATCACATACGGCCCCAATGCATGCGTCGACCCCACCATCCTGCGTGAGGCCGTGGAGAAGGCGGGGTATTCGCTCGAAGAGGAATAG
- the cutA gene encoding divalent-cation tolerance protein CutA yields the protein MPSMVYITASGPDEADAIAAALVERRLAACVNVLGPIRSVYRWEGAVEKATEVALIAKTADDRVQDLIGAVRSMHSYDVPCIVVLPVTTGNPDFLDWIHAETR from the coding sequence ATGCCTTCCATGGTCTACATCACCGCTTCCGGCCCCGATGAGGCCGACGCCATCGCCGCCGCACTCGTGGAACGGCGACTCGCGGCCTGTGTCAACGTCCTCGGCCCTATCCGTTCCGTCTATCGATGGGAGGGCGCAGTGGAGAAGGCCACCGAAGTGGCACTCATCGCCAAGACTGCTGATGACCGGGTGCAAGACCTCATTGGCGCGGTACGCTCCATGCACAGCTATGACGTTCCCTGCATCGTCGTGCTGCCCGTCACCACGGGCAACCCCGACTTTCTCGACTGGATACACGCCGAAACCCGCTAA
- the dhaL gene encoding dihydroxyacetone kinase subunit DhaL: protein MQLTRKHVLTWLARLGDIMRENKAYLTDLDAAIGDADHGINMDRGFGKVQEKLAAFEDKDIGAILKDTGMVLLSSVGGASGPLYGTFFMKAGLAVAGKDTLDATETLTMLEAGVAGLVSRGRPVLQDKTMYDAWAPALDAFRAALGKGDDLALALDAAVDAAGEGMRATIPMQARKGRASYLGERSIGHQDPGATSTVFMLTALRDVVRG from the coding sequence ATGCAACTCACACGAAAGCATGTTCTGACCTGGCTCGCCCGACTGGGCGATATCATGCGTGAAAACAAGGCCTATCTGACCGACCTCGACGCCGCCATCGGTGACGCCGACCATGGCATCAACATGGATCGCGGGTTCGGCAAGGTGCAGGAGAAGCTGGCTGCCTTCGAGGACAAGGATATCGGAGCCATTCTCAAGGACACGGGCATGGTGTTGCTCTCCTCTGTGGGGGGGGCCAGCGGCCCTCTGTACGGCACCTTCTTCATGAAAGCGGGGCTTGCCGTGGCGGGCAAGGACACGCTGGATGCCACGGAAACCCTGACCATGCTCGAAGCCGGGGTTGCGGGTCTGGTCTCGCGTGGGCGGCCCGTCCTGCAGGACAAGACCATGTACGATGCGTGGGCCCCTGCCCTCGATGCCTTCCGTGCCGCCCTCGGCAAGGGCGATGACCTCGCACTGGCGCTTGACGCCGCAGTGGACGCCGCCGGAGAGGGGATGCGGGCCACCATTCCCATGCAGGCTCGCAAGGGCCGGGCAAGCTATCTGGGCGAGCGCAGCATCGGCCATCAGGACCCCGGTGCCACATCCACCGTGTTCATGCTCACGGCGTTGCGCGACGTGGTACGGGGGTAG
- a CDS encoding carbohydrate kinase family protein: MSIYISGSLAYDRIMNFPGKFSDHILPDKIHNLNVCFLIDRLDEKRGGTAGNIAYNLALMDEKSIILSSVGKDFDRYEQVLMSLGLSFEGINRCDNMFTAGAYITTDQGDNQITGFNPGAMSVPCGYGFPHATPEADVAIVSPGNLDDMIALPALYREKGIRYIFDPGQQITALTGEKMLEAIHGSHMLVTNDYELELIMKATGRSKAELLEHTGYIITTLGENGSRIDNGAPVMVPAVKATRVLDPTGAGDAYRAGILKGLVDGLDVLGAARLGATCASFCVEEYGTQEHVFTAEAFKARHEGAFGA, encoded by the coding sequence ATGTCCATCTATATCTCCGGTTCCCTCGCCTATGACCGGATCATGAACTTTCCCGGCAAGTTCTCCGACCATATCCTGCCTGACAAGATACACAACCTGAACGTGTGCTTCCTCATCGACAGGCTCGACGAGAAGCGCGGAGGCACAGCGGGCAACATCGCCTACAACCTCGCGCTGATGGATGAGAAGTCCATCATCCTCTCTTCGGTGGGCAAGGACTTCGACCGTTACGAACAGGTGCTCATGTCGCTCGGGCTCTCGTTCGAGGGCATCAACCGCTGCGACAACATGTTCACCGCCGGGGCGTACATCACCACCGACCAGGGCGACAACCAGATCACCGGCTTCAACCCCGGGGCCATGAGCGTTCCGTGCGGGTACGGCTTTCCCCACGCCACCCCCGAGGCCGACGTCGCCATCGTCTCTCCCGGCAACCTCGACGACATGATCGCCCTGCCCGCGCTCTACCGCGAAAAGGGCATCCGCTACATCTTCGACCCCGGGCAGCAGATCACCGCGCTCACGGGCGAGAAGATGCTCGAAGCCATCCACGGCTCGCACATGCTGGTGACCAACGATTACGAACTCGAACTCATCATGAAGGCCACGGGCCGCAGCAAGGCCGAACTGCTGGAGCACACCGGCTACATCATCACCACGCTGGGCGAGAACGGGTCGCGCATCGACAACGGCGCACCCGTCATGGTGCCCGCTGTGAAGGCCACACGGGTGCTCGACCCGACCGGAGCGGGAGACGCCTACCGCGCCGGGATCCTGAAAGGGCTTGTGGACGGTCTTGACGTGCTGGGTGCAGCGCGTCTGGGGGCCACCTGCGCCAGCTTCTGCGTCGAGGAATACGGCACGCAGGAGCACGTCTTCACCGCCGAGGCCTTCAAGGCACGCCATGAAGGGGCCTTCGGCGCGTAG